TCAACGCCAGCCAAAGTGAGCATTAAGCTCAGGCCATGACGCATTATCTGATGGTCATCGGCCAGGACAACACGCAACTTTGCATTTAACTGGTTTTGATTCTTTTTCATAATTATTGTATCCGTACACTATGCTTCAGTAGATGAAAATCATTTTGAATCATGGAAGTTCCATACATGGGATTTCAACTCTTCAATGTGACTGGAAATTTCCTGAGCAATCACAAGCATATTCTGCATATTACGATCTTTGGAAGCCTGTTCAAGCTGATGACATTCATGTCTTAATTTCGGCATCCTGAATATCGATGCCCCACCTTTCATTTTATGAGCAACAAAAGCAATTGAGTCGCAGTCGTCACTTTGAATCAAACTTTCAATTCTGTTCAAATTTTCCGACATATCAGATAAATGAGACAGGGCAAGCTCTTTCCATACATGAACATGGCCCTTGTAATCCTTAACAATTGCCTCGCGATCCAGAAATGTATCTGTTTGATGCAGATCATTTGAATCTTTCCCGTCCTTTTTGATATCAGCTTCCTGTCCACCTGAACCAGGCGATCCAAAATATTTTGTTAGCACTTGATGAAGAGCTTTTTGATTCAGTGGCTTATTCAAACACTCATCAAATTCACCGGGTAAAGAAAAATTTGTATCATTTGATTCTAAGCTGGTCATTCCAATTATGGGGACGTTGCTTCTAGTTGCAGACTTCAGATTTCTGATCTTTTCTGCAGCATCATCTCCTGACATTTTGGGCATTCTTATATCCATCAAAATAAGGTCAAAAGAGTGTTTCTTTGTAAGCTCTAAAGCTTCTAACCCATTGGAAGCTGACATTACATTTATATTCAGCTTCTCCAAAAAAAACGTCAGTAGCTGTCTGTTAAGTTCACAGTCATCTGCAATGAGAACTTTGTTTACGGTTAAACCAGACAGATACATGTTGCACTCTACATCCTGTTTCAGGTCGCTTGGCCCGACAGCAGATTAAAATTTATCCAGATCCCAAAAAATGCCAGTCACCCTTTGGTATGATGAAAACATAAAAAAAAATCATACCAAAAGTCAATTGAATTCATAAAAAACTTCAGGCAAAAAAATAAGTTCATTGAAGCGGTAATGAAAATATTGACGAATCTGTACATCTTGCTTGTACGGGTATTAACCTGGCAAAAGTCTCTTTAGTAACTTACTCTTGAAACCCTGTCATAAAAAAAAAGAAAATTTGAACCGCAAAGGGGCCCCGGTTGAATGCCCTTCGGGCTTGCTCTTCGAGCAATTCAACTGGGCAGGCAAAGGACTCAAAGTTAAAGACAATAAAGAAGATATTTTTTTGAAAACCGGTCATCGGTTTTCAAAAAGGCTGCTTTTTCATTTGCCGTTCCCCGGCAAATGAAAAAACTTCTTTCTTCCTTTGCGCCCTTTGCGTCTTAAGTGAGTCTTCGAACGGGCGGTTAAAATATCTTTTTTTGGGTTGCGGGTACAGCCCGCGTTAGACATATCAGGCATGTGACGGGTGACGGGCTCAGAAACATGTGCACACGCTGAAGCTGGCTTAAGACAGAGTATATTTGAGGTTTTATGTGAAAAATATTCAATCAGCTGTACACAGAGGAAGCAAAGGGGTCCTGATTGTGGAGGACAGCAGCTTCCTTTCATTTATTCTGCAGGTTGCTGTCAGGGAACATCTAAAAATCGAACCTGTAATGTGCACCGGGTTGCGAGAAGCTGAAGAAGTTTTAGAAACAAATGCTCATACTTTTTTTGCAGCTCTTCTTGATCTGCACCTGCCTGATGCTCCCAACGGAGAGGTTGTCGACCTTGTGGTGGGATATGAAATACCCTCGGTTGTTTTTACTGCAACATTGTCTGATAAACTCCGCGAACGTATGTGGTCCAAAAAAATCGTAGACTATGTGCTTAAGGAAAATCAGGAAAATGTTGTACAGGTTATGGAAACAATCAAACGCCTTCAAAAAAATATGGGCATGAAGGTTCTGGTGGCAGATGACTCCTTTACATGCCGCAAGATTGTTAAAAATTTACTTGAAGTCTGGAACTTCACCGTGCTTGAAGCTGTTGACGGTCAGGACGCATTAGCAATACTGAAGCAGGAACCTGACGTCTGTATGCTCATTACTGACTACAATATGCCCAGGTTGAACGGGGTAGACCTGGTTAAACAAATACGCCGCAGCCACTCCAAAGCCAGGCTTCCCATAATAGGACTGTCAGGTGTCGACAATGCCACCACTTCAGCTTATTTTCTCAAGGCCGGGGCCAATGACTATCTACATAAGCCGTTTATTACTGAAGAATTATACTGCCGTGTCAGGCATAATATTGAAATTGCAGAGCATATTAAAACCATCAGAGATATGGCTGAAAGAGATTTTCTAACCGGGCTCTATAATCGCAGATACTTTTTTGCCATGGCTGACAAAATGCTTAAACAGACCAGGCGCGACAACAGGGGACTGGTTATCGCCATGATGGATATTGATTACTTCAAGAAGTGCAATGACCAGTTCGGACATGACGCAGGTGATGAAGTAATTCGCTTTGTTGGTCAGTCAATCCTGTCCTGTGTTCGTGAATCTGATCTGGTAGCCAGGTTTGGAGGCGAAGAATACTGTATAGCCTGTGCAGGAATGGACGGTGAAGGGGCAAGAAAAGTCTTTGAAAAAATTCGCTCATCCATTGAAGGGGCGGTTATTAACTTTGATAACCATAACATTAAAGTTACAGTGAGTATAGGTGTTTGCCCCTCCCTGACGGGCAGCCTTGAAGAAATGATTACTTGTGCTGACAAGATGCTTTATGATGCTAAAAAACAGGGAAGAAATCAAGTCCGGGTATTTGCTTAAATGTTTTGCAGTGCATGGCTGAAACCCTGATCACATACTGAACCTTTGTCAATCCTTTGAGGATTTCCCTGCAAAAAGCCAGGAAATCAGGTGACTCGGCAAAAAGTATCTTCATAACTCTTTGTTTTTACTGACTCCCCTCCGAGGCGTAGGCCCCTATGGGCCGGAGGCTGACCCCTGTCTCCTGACTCCTGCGACTGCAAAAAAGGGTTTTTGCAGTCGAATCTTTGAGGCCCAAACCCTGCTGAACAGCTTGAGCTGAAAGAAATATTATGCCCCCTGGAGGCACGATGCATTATTTTTCCAACACATTGCGCGAGAATAAGCGCATTTTAATCCTGATCCTGCTTGGTCTGAGCATCTGGGCATTCCTGAGCTTTTTCCTCAAGGCCAATTACAATGAAAAAAAGAACTCCTATATGTCTGCAGAACTGGACTCTTTCAAGTCCAAGGTTTTTACAACACTTGAAATGTATGAAACCTTTACAGAATATATTTTTTACAACGATATCAACACTGACAAGGTCCTGGACTTAATGGCTATTGCCACTCAGAGCAATGATGAACAGCTCCAGAGTTTACGCTGGGACCTGTATGACCTGCTTATAGAACAATATCAGCTTCTTCAGAAATATAATTTTCGACAGCTTCATTTTATCCTTCCAGGAGGTGACAGCTTCCTGCGCCTTCATGCTCCCCACCAGTATGGAGATAACCTTCTAACTGTCCGGGATACCATTAGAATAGCTGACCAGGAAAGGCGCTATATAACCGGATTTGAAGAAGGCCGGATTTTCAATGGATACCGCTCCGTATTTCCTCTGTTTAAGGATGACCACCATCTGGGTTCTGTGGAAATATCCATATCCATGGCCTCCATAATGAAAGTCATGGCAAGTCTGTATCCAAGCACAGCCCTGAAATTTGTCCTCTGTAAAGATATGGTTGAATCAGTTGTATTTGATGTGGAACAGATCAATTATACACCAGCACCTTTTTTCCCCTCCTACATGCTGGATAAGGAAGTCTTTCAAATCTATCAGGACAGCCTGAGTACTGAAAACTACACTACATATTCCCGGATAGTTGAAGATATAGTCCGGACAAATCAAAGCCAGATAAACGCTCTGAAAAGTTTTAATACCGTTGTCAGCTATAATGATGTTGATTATATGGTAGCATTTCTATCCATAGAAAATCTTTCCCACGAACATGTAGCCTACCTGATAGGGATTTATCAGGCCAAAACTGCCAGGATATTTGGTTTTCAGACATTTTTTCGGGAATGGCTCTTTGTGACTCTATTCTTCATGCTTTTTTTCATTTCAGTCTGGATCTATGACCGAAAACAAAAACAGCTTAACCACCTGGCCTGCACTGATAAGCTTACGCGAATCATGAACCGCCACAGGTTCCTTGAGATTGTCGAAAGAGAAGTGATCCAATATCAGCGCTATCAGAGGGACTTCAGTGTAATCCTGCTGGATATTGATCACTTCAAAAGGATCAATGACCAGTATGGGCACAATGCAGGCGATGATGTCCTGAAACAGACAGCTATCATTCTTAAAAGCTGTGCCAGAAAACAGGATGCTGTGGCCAGATGGGGCGGTGAAGAGTTTATCCTTCAGCTGCCTGAAACAGGCGCTGCACAGGCTGCCAGGGTAGCAGAACGAATCAGGCAGGCCATGGCTGATCATTTATTTGTCAAGGGAATCAGGCTTACAGCCAGCATGGGAGTTGCAGCCATGTCAGAAGTGGAGTCACAGGATATTGATGTTCTGGTAAACTGTGCGGATGAAAAGCTGTATCAGGCAAAAAAAGAAGGTAGAAACCGGGTTGTTATTTATTTGAGGCCTTGATTGAAATCAAAACAGGCACCATAACCGTTGGATACCTCCCGAATAAAGCAGCAAGAATTGTTAAAGAATGGTGTCTTGTACATCAGGCTGAACTGCTTGAAAACTGGGAAAGGGCACAGCGTTTTGAACCATTGGAACATATACAGGGAGCTGACTTTGATGATTAAAATTATTCAGGCCAGGTATATTGGCGACTACCAGGTTGAGCTGTCATTTTCTGATGGAATGACCGGAATTTTTGACGGAGAATCTCTTTTAAAAAGAAGCGGTCCTTTACTGAAACCATTAAATGATGAGCTCTTTTTTCAACGTTTCTTTGTAGACTTTGGAGCTCTAAGCTGGCCTCATGGCCTGGAATTGTCACCAGCCAAACTCTATCTAAGCTGCAAGCTGCACAAGGTCGCTTAATGCCATCCTCCCTTTATACAGAGCATGACCCCATGCCACATGCTAAACAAGCTAAACCATTAGAATTATTTCATTATTATTAAATAATACTACCAAAGGTACACATCAATCACTCCCCTTAAGTCACCCTTTAGGGTGACAAACTCCCTGCAAAAAATCATTCCCCAAGGTAATAGACAATCAAAAAAAAACGGGCATAGTAGTAGAAAAAATTTAGAGCATCACTGTTACAGTCCATGAACTGCAGACACATGTCTTGAGTATTATGCCCTGTAAACCCTCTGTGCCAATGAAAGTGAGACACTGACCATAATCATGCCGAAGGCATGTATAAAAAAAATTCAGCAAATAATTTCAAGAGTTTGGGAGAAGTACATGAATACAGTATTTAGAGCCATTCTGACAATATTGTTTGCCCTTATAGCCATGACAAGCTGGGCCGCGCCTGGGCCGGATGTCACGCTGAACGTGCCCAACACCACTCCGTTTATTGGCAGCCAGCTGTCATTTGATGTGGTTTTTGACAATACCGGAGGTGCCGTCGGCTACGGCCCATTTGTCGATATCATTCTGCCTTCCCGGGGAAAAGACGGTCAACCTGAGTTGGGTGACGATAACTCGGATTCATACAAAAGGGATGGTATATTTTTTTATAACGCTGACTACAGCGGCTTATCCATACCACCTAGCGACATCATCGAGCTGACTTTTCCCGTGCCTGACGACTGGCAGGAGGAAGATCTCACTCCCAGCACCGGGTGTGTTGATCATCCCCTGGCCAAGAATACTGACGGTGATCCAGTTGAGGTCTGCGGGCAAGCCGGAGACACCCTGGTTGTGATCCGGTTGCCTTTTGGGTCGTTTGTACCCAACCAGCCACCTGCCCGAATTACGGTTAATGCTGATGTAAGCGAACTGGCCGATGTGGGGGAGGCCTTGAACATCCAGGCCAGGGCCGGCTTCCAGTTCGGCAAAGACCCCTTGGACAATCCAACCACCGACCCGAGTATTCTCAGTCAGTCTGACACTGACAGCTCTGACTGGACAACCAGCCAGCCTGTCACTCCCCAAATCATCACCCTGGAGAAAACCGCCCAAGGCGGCCTGACCGGCGCCAACTACCCCCGCCAGTATAAGATTACCATAGAGATCGCCCCCGACCAGGTGATCAATGAGCTGGTGATCACCGATACGCTCCCCTCGGACGTGGTGTACATCAGCAGCACCGCCAGCCAGGGCACCGTGGTGACAGAACCGGTGACTGGTGAAGTGGTCGGGCTGACCAATAATCAGGTACGGGTTGAACTGCCCGACGGGGTGACCGGCGTAGTGACGCTGTCGATCAGCTATTTCGTACCGGAGGCCGACTTTGAGCTGGAGCCGACCATACCCAGAGACACCGCTGCCGGCCAGACCTCTCAACCCAATGAAGTCACGGTGGAGGGCGACTGGGCCAATCCGATTGATCCACGCGATGACGGCGTTGAGTTTACGCTGGCGCAAGACAATGTCACTCGTCAGGACATCGCCTTACAGCTCACAAAAACGGCTTCAATGGTAGGCGATGTCGCACCAAAGCCAGGCGAAA
This portion of the Desulfonatronovibrio magnus genome encodes:
- a CDS encoding response regulator; translated protein: MYLSGLTVNKVLIADDCELNRQLLTFFLEKLNINVMSASNGLEALELTKKHSFDLILMDIRMPKMSGDDAAEKIRNLKSATRSNVPIIGMTSLESNDTNFSLPGEFDECLNKPLNQKALHQVLTKYFGSPGSGGQEADIKKDGKDSNDLHQTDTFLDREAIVKDYKGHVHVWKELALSHLSDMSENLNRIESLIQSDDCDSIAFVAHKMKGGASIFRMPKLRHECHQLEQASKDRNMQNMLVIAQEISSHIEELKSHVWNFHDSK
- a CDS encoding GGDEF domain-containing response regulator, producing the protein MKNIQSAVHRGSKGVLIVEDSSFLSFILQVAVREHLKIEPVMCTGLREAEEVLETNAHTFFAALLDLHLPDAPNGEVVDLVVGYEIPSVVFTATLSDKLRERMWSKKIVDYVLKENQENVVQVMETIKRLQKNMGMKVLVADDSFTCRKIVKNLLEVWNFTVLEAVDGQDALAILKQEPDVCMLITDYNMPRLNGVDLVKQIRRSHSKARLPIIGLSGVDNATTSAYFLKAGANDYLHKPFITEELYCRVRHNIEIAEHIKTIRDMAERDFLTGLYNRRYFFAMADKMLKQTRRDNRGLVIAMMDIDYFKKCNDQFGHDAGDEVIRFVGQSILSCVRESDLVARFGGEEYCIACAGMDGEGARKVFEKIRSSIEGAVINFDNHNIKVTVSIGVCPSLTGSLEEMITCADKMLYDAKKQGRNQVRVFA
- a CDS encoding sensor domain-containing diguanylate cyclase, with amino-acid sequence MHYFSNTLRENKRILILILLGLSIWAFLSFFLKANYNEKKNSYMSAELDSFKSKVFTTLEMYETFTEYIFYNDINTDKVLDLMAIATQSNDEQLQSLRWDLYDLLIEQYQLLQKYNFRQLHFILPGGDSFLRLHAPHQYGDNLLTVRDTIRIADQERRYITGFEEGRIFNGYRSVFPLFKDDHHLGSVEISISMASIMKVMASLYPSTALKFVLCKDMVESVVFDVEQINYTPAPFFPSYMLDKEVFQIYQDSLSTENYTTYSRIVEDIVRTNQSQINALKSFNTVVSYNDVDYMVAFLSIENLSHEHVAYLIGIYQAKTARIFGFQTFFREWLFVTLFFMLFFISVWIYDRKQKQLNHLACTDKLTRIMNRHRFLEIVEREVIQYQRYQRDFSVILLDIDHFKRINDQYGHNAGDDVLKQTAIILKSCARKQDAVARWGGEEFILQLPETGAAQAARVAERIRQAMADHLFVKGIRLTASMGVAAMSEVESQDIDVLVNCADEKLYQAKKEGRNRVVIYLRP
- a CDS encoding DUF4160 domain-containing protein, which codes for MIEIKTGTITVGYLPNKAARIVKEWCLVHQAELLENWERAQRFEPLEHIQGADFDD
- a CDS encoding DUF2442 domain-containing protein, encoding MIKIIQARYIGDYQVELSFSDGMTGIFDGESLLKRSGPLLKPLNDELFFQRFFVDFGALSWPHGLELSPAKLYLSCKLHKVA